In the Loxodonta africana isolate mLoxAfr1 chromosome 1, mLoxAfr1.hap2, whole genome shotgun sequence genome, one interval contains:
- the LOC100677405 gene encoding putative olfactory receptor 2I1: MKANLSTEERFFLLGFSDWPSLQPVLFALVLLCYLLTLAGNLALMLVAMRDPRLHTPMYYFLCHMALVDAGFTTSVVPPLLANLRGRARCLPRGSCLAQLCASLALGSAECVLLAVMALDRAAAVCHLLHYAGLVSQRLLRSMAGATWLGGLTNSAAQTALLAARPLCAPRQLDHFICEVPALLKLACGVGGNSIERQMFAARVVILLVPSAVILASYGAVARAVWGMRSSGGRRKALGTCGSHLTAVCLFYDGSIIYTYLQPAHSYNHGLGKFVSLFYTVVTPALNPLIYTLRNKEVKGTARRLLGNVGRGQARQ; this comes from the coding sequence GCCAACCTCAGCACAGAAGAACGCTTCTTCCTCCTGGGTTTCTCCGACTGGCCGTCCCTGCAGCCTGTCCTCTTCGCCCTCGTCCTCCTCTGCTACCTCCTGACCCTGGCGGGCAACTTGGCGCTGATGCTGGTGGCGATGCGCGACCCGCGCCTGCACACGCCCATGTACTACTTTCTCTGTCACATGGCCCTGGTGGACGCGGGCTTCACCACGAGCGTGGTACCGCCACTGCTGGCCAACCTGCGCGGCCGGGCGCGCTGCCTGCCCCGCGGCAGCTGCCTGGCCCAGCTGTGCGCGTCGCTGGCGCTGGGCTCGGCCGAGTGCGTTCTGCTGGCAGTGATGGCGCTAGATCGCGCGGCAGCAGTGTGCCATCTGCTGCACTACGCCGGGCTCGTCTCGCAGCGCCTGTTGCGATCGATGGCCGGCGCCACCTGGCTCGGCGGCCTCACCAACTCGGCGGCACAAACGGCGCTCCTGGCCGCCCGGCCACTGTGCGCACCCCGCCAGCTTGACCACTTCATCTGCGAGGTGCCCGCGCTGCTCAAACTGGCCTGCGGAGTTGGCGGGAACAGCATCGAGCGCCAGATGTTCGCTGCCCGGGTAGTCATCCTGCTGGTGCCATCCGCCGTCATCCTAGCCTCGTATGGCGCGGTGGCGCGCGCTGTCTGGGGCATGCGGTCCAGCGGAGGCCGGAGGAAAGCTCTGGGTACTTGTGGGTCCCACCTGACGGCCGTTTGCCTGTTCTACGACGGCTCCATCATCTACACCTACCTGCAACCCGCGCACAGTTACAACCACGGTCTGGGCAAGTTTGTCTCGCTCTTCTACACCGTGGTCACACCGGCCCTAAACCCGCTCATCTACACCCTGAGGAATAAAGAGGTGAAGGGGACGGCTAGGAGGCTCCTGGGGAACGTGGGGCGAGGGCAAGCCAGACAGTGA
- the UBD gene encoding ubiquitin D produces the protein MAPNASCLCVNVHSEEWKLMTFTADQNDRVKKINEHVRSKTKVPVQDQILLLGSKTLQPQRTLSSYGIDKEKTIHLTLKVVKPSDEELPMVLVESGDEGQRHLLQVRRSSSVAQVKKMIELKTAITPETQIVTCNGKKLEDGKTMADYGIRKGNLLFLTHHCIGG, from the exons ATGGCTCCCAATGCGTCCTGCCTCTGT GTGAATGTCCATTCTGAGGAATGGAAATTGATGACCTTCACTGCCGACCAGAATGACAGAGTAAAGAAGATCAATGAACATGTCCGGTCCAAGACCAAGGTTCCCGTGCAGGACCAGATCCTTCTGCTGGGCTCGAAAACCCTACAGCCCCAGAGAACACTTTCGTCTTATGGCATTGACAAGGAGAAGACCATCCACCTCACTCTGAAGGTGGTGAAGCCCAGTGATGAGGAGCTGCCCATGGTTCTGGTGGAGTCAGGTGATGAAGGGCAGAGACATCTCCTTCAGGTGCGGCGGTCCAGCTCAGTGGCCCAGGTGAAAAAGATGATCGAGTTGAAGACTGCTATAACCCCTGAGACCCAGATTGTGACTTGCAATGGAAAGAAACTGGAAGATGGGAAGACTATGGCAGATTACGGCATCAGAAAGGGCAATTTGCTTTTCCTGACACACCACTGCATTGGGGGTTGA